Genomic DNA from Cucurbita pepo subsp. pepo cultivar mu-cu-16 chromosome LG13, ASM280686v2, whole genome shotgun sequence:
GAGCAAGTGCATACCAGCAAAAGTTTGTTGGTTGTCTTTCCCATGGCCGAGAGAACAATCAGTGGCCGCTCCTCAGGGAAGCTGCGTATAAGTTCAGCAACCTCTATCATTCTCTCTGCAGAAGCCACTGACGAGCCACCAAACTTCATGACACATGTAAAATGTTGCTCGTTTTCCACAGAACTTCTAGACTCGATTACTTTTTTGTCAAGCACGTCTCCAAGTCTTACTTCGCATCTGACTCTCGAACCTGCACGTCTAAAAGATAATCTTTTCCCATTCGTGTACAATCCAGCACTTCGCGCAATGGATGACACAAAATGAAGATGCGGAGACAGTGAACGTTGGCAACGAAGTGTTCTACTCATAGAGACAGGGCAAAAAGTTGCGCCTCCAAGAAGATTCAATGCGCCTTCCATGAGTTACTTCGACAAATCACAATAGTTCAACACAATTAATTTTCGAAAACCTTGAATAGAACTCTTTTTGATTCAAATACTTCAAAACTGCAGCTCGATCTGTACATTCCACAAAGCAAACAGTCAATTCGAAGAATGTCCAcaaccacaaaactcaacCAGAAGCCATTAATAGCCACCTTAACTCTCATTTTCCCCCATTTTCAACATGCAAGtcagtaaacaaatcaataaaTGAATCGCATATATTAAAACAAGCAAATCGctccattcttcttcaaaacaGCCAAACACCTCCAAGCGTATTCCTCAAGAACCAAAGATAAGGAACAGTACCTCAATGACTGAGCTCCAAGGATTGAGTAGGGGAAATTCTTCAGATAACAAAGCCAGGATCGAGATTGCGAAactacaaaatgaaaatacttCTCGTATTCCCTCGGAAAAATGCTCGGAGTACTCCGGTTTACGGCTCCGACGACTGAAGGGAATGCGAGGGAATAGCGACACAGAAAGCCAGAGGCGGCGCCCGTTACAATTTTAAGAATCAATTAATCAGTTtgtccaaaaataaataaataaataaataaataaaaatggtcaGAGATTTTCCACAAAGccaaaagaataattttgaaagtccattaaaaaaaataaaagttgaatatatatattaaattaataaaaatatttataagtattttatattttatctaatttcaataatatttctaacccatcaattctaaaattttaatagtatttcaaaatatataatatatttaaatttattattaggCACAATATTTAAAAGAGTTATTCTATAACTTTGCATTAATATCGacttttacaaaaaaaataataataataaatctccTACCgtcaatatataaaaaaaaatagtcgcttcaaacattttatttttttaatttaataatataatgttttttaataatattaaaaaagttaaaaatatattaatgaaacattTAAATGCACGTcgaagaatattttttaaatttatttcaaagttcaaatgtattttttaaataaaatattaaaaaattcaaggctaatcataaattaaattgacaaATTTAAGCcatttttcttagttttttttctttataaatttgggAAAGCTTATGATGATGGTTCGAATGTCtgtcaaaattcaaataacttACCTGTCATCAATGACCcataattcaattataaacGGGTGACTTTATACTACCATCAGTCTCAAGTATAACCCGATTTAGTTTGACTGTTTAACAAATTGTGTGCCTTGACATCCcataaaataaacaatgaaTATGAATCTtgtcataaaataaaaatgtcgGGTTTAGTTAGAATAGCATTGATCTTGATGACATTTTTATAGTTTGTATGAACTATTTCaacaatttaaaagaatataaaagtCATGTCATTTTTAGATCCCGAGAAAATATGTGAATGTCTTTTAACAAAAGCAAATATACAACTTTATTATATGATTTACTcgaggctaaattaataaaaatactcttaacttttatatatattttttaaaaaatacaccattgttattattttttcacttaaaaaataaaaactatttcattttttttttttgtatttaatttaaaataacatactTATTAGTTtagattttaatatattattctaatttaaataaaatttcaccGTTTATCTAATTAGTCATTAAGTGTTTTAacacttaaattttatttcttaaaattatttatttttaacagaGCAcctataaatagaaaatatgagCTAAAATCCTTCTCTCTTTCAGCAGCGTAACGCtctgaaaccctaatcttaccaccaaaaccctaatcccaACTCCTCCATGGCGTGTACCATCGACTTTCGGCGCCTGGACGAGGGCTTTGGGGGGAAGACCTACAAGCGAAAGCGTGAAGAAGCTGAGAGCAGCCTCAACATCATCAGCTCTGAAAATGCCGACGCCTCCATGGACGTCGATGAGTCGCTTCCACCGCTCAAGCGATCCGCGATTCCTTCATCGGAGAATCCTGACAAACCGACCTTCGGAAACCCGACCTACGACGGCGTGATCGCCGGAAAGGTCTCCGGACGGAAGTGGAAACAGCCGCGGAAGCACAGGACGTCCGCTATGCTGGTGAGCCGTAAAGGCACCACGTTCGAGGAGAGGGAGAGGCAGAAGATGATTAAGGCCGCGTACAGGGAACGGAAGGAGGAATTGAAGGAGCAGATTAGGTCAAACAAGgtggagaagaggaagaagaaggaagagagagagaagaagaagaaggaaaacatTTTGAGATCTGGAACTAAGCTACAGAAGATTACAAATCCCAAGACACTGAAGAAGATCGCCAAGTCTAAGCAGAAGAAGCTATTGAAGGTTGTTCCTGAGGATTACATTAAAAAGTAGGTCAGTTGCTTCTGTTCTCAGGTCTTCTTCAGTGTTTTTCCACCATCATTCTAGCATTATAGATAGATTtgtctgttttctttttcttaaattttggactttttcttgTTGAATTTTCGTATGATGTACTTGAAACATATAAAACTCAACCGAAGGAAATCAAAACAGATAGCTGCGTTTCttgatgtttatttttataacaatattgaaaattttgatcgTCTCTTAATATTGCTGTCGATCATCTGACGCTGATCACATATCCACAGATATTTTATTCTTACACCACATGCAACTTTTCATGTTCATCGCTTAAGCTTGCTGCTGAAATCCAAAATCATGACGTTCCATGTTGATAATTTTATACAGAGTTCATAACCAAGATGCTAGAAAATCTTATTGTTGATGTTTATATGTTGcgaaaacaaatgaaaaaaatggaaattcaCATAATCATATGGATCAAGTAGTGAAGTTCGAGCGATTGGATACAACGTAGTTTGAACACATTAACATTTATGAACGTGAGTTCCTAAGTTGTAAAGGATAACATggattagaaaaataaatttgatggcGGCCCTGGGGGAATGATTCATATCAGGAGAGGCCTTAAACAAGGCGACCCTCCCTCGCTCTTCCTTTGGGAAGAGTTCTCTTTGGGTCCGTGGCCTTCTTTTTGCTGATGacattattctcttttcttccatGGATGCTTTAGCTATCGACAACCTTCTTGGCCTTGTGAGCTTCTTGGAGAAGGCTATTGGTTTGTATTGATTGCTATCAATTTTGGTTGTGAACAAGGCCAACGGTCAAAAGAATATCTTGACCCTTCCCCTCGTTGATAAACGTCAATCGTTGTTTTGGACCTCTTTGTGGAGGAAATCGATAGAAGACTAACGTGTTGAGTCACTCACATGTATATAAGGGAGCTACATTATCGAACCTCCCTACTTACATGAATGTGTAATagctaagtccaccgctagtagatattgtcttctttgggcgttttcttttgagtttactcaagctttttaaaaaacctcTGCTAGGGAgcggttttcacacccttataaaggtttTGTTCTCTTACGAGTGATCTCAAAGGAGTGATAAAAATCATGCTCTTGTTAAACGAAATTGGATGTGTAACCATGGAGAGACCAATTAGACTTTGGCTCTTCATTATGCTGCGACCATTGGGGGCTTGAAAGTTGGATTAGGCTAATTCTTCCGTAGCGCCCGCTTTCGTCACATGGTTCTCTCCAAGTCACTCATCGTTTATCAATTTATAGCTCGTATAGCCTTTCACTAAATGTAAATATTTGTGTAAGTCGAAAATCATATTAAACAAATTGGTAGAAAACAAAcctacatttaaaaaataaaaatgttaaaacatatttatagaaaaacaaacaaaactaaaagatcAGTTTCTAATATATTAGAGGTTTAATGGTTAGTTTAGTTCTCAAGAACAAGGAACCCTCTTCCTCAAAGTCATCTCTTTCACTGATAAGAACAGTTTCCCCCTGATGAACATCAAGTTTAGCACACAATAAAAGGTTAACCtctcaaattatatatatatatatatatatatatatatatatatatatatatatattttcttccgTTCAATAGGAAACTGAAAGGTTAACCTCAATAGTCAGAgaacagaaaacaaaactcaaaCGCAGACCAGAGACCAGAGAACAGCAACTTACTTGAGCATATTAGGCATCAAAAACCAGTTTGCGGCTGAGCTTCTCTTCCAACTCAATGATAAAGGTTCTGATTTCCATAGGGGAGAGTTCCACCACTAACTTTTTAGGGTCTATAGCTCCTCCTCTCTTGGCTTTAACTTCATTTGAACCATTCTCTACCTTCCACACCATTCGTTTCTTCTCCATATCTGTCCTTTTTTGATTTGCAGACAAGTTCATTTCTGTTACCCTCTTGATCTGAAATGGATTGGAGAACTATAAGTTACAGAAAGAAGGTAAATGATTAGCAGCTACTTTTGAAGAATCTGTTGCTCATACCTCCTTTCCTGGAAATAGCTTCTTTAGTTCTACTCTAGTAATCACTGAATATTCCTTTTCCTCTCCAGTCTTTGCCGTTTTCATAAGCCAACAGAATAACATATTAGTATTTAGGATAAAAAGCAGTGAGCATTAGGGATTGATCGTTTGAAACATACAGCAGGTTTTCGTTAACTTAGCAGCCAAGATAACTGATAAATAAAACGATGAaacattgtgagatcccacatcggttggggaggagaacgaagaattctttataagggtgtagaaacatctccctagcagacgcgttttaaaattttgagggggAGCCTGGAAGAGAAAGTCtgaagaagacaatatttgctagcggtggacttgggctgttacaaatagtatcaaagccagacatcggacgatgtgccagcgagaagactcagcctcgaagggggtggatacgaggcggtgtgccaacaaggacgctgggccctgaagggggctggactgtgatatcccacatcggttggagaggagaatgaaacattctttgtaagggtgtgaaaacctctccctagcagacgcgttttaaaaaccttgagagaaagcccaaaagggaaaatccaaagaggacaatatctgctagcggtgggcttgagccgttacggATATGTTTTCTCTTATAAACTTTGGACAGATTTAATAAATGAACCCCAAAATCATAATCTAGATGCAAGGGATTATCACTGGCCAGGCACTGACAACGATGGAGAAGTTGGCAGGAAGAATTATAACTAAAAAACCATGTTCTCTAGtccttttcttctaaaatttcatccAGAAAATCTAGAGAAAATAAAGCAACCCAGgattgttagaaatcacgactctccacaatggtatgatattgtccactttgagcataagctctcatggctttgctttaggcttccccaaaaggcctcataccaatggagatggtattcctcacttataaacccatgatcttccactaaattaaccaatgtgggacactcccaatcccaataatcctcaacaatcctcccctcgaacaaagcacactataagcctccccttgaggcttatggagctctcgaatagcctccccttaattgaggctcgactcctttctctggagccctcgaacaaagtacaccatttgttcgacactttagtcacttttgactacaccttcgaggctcgccattctttgttcgatatttgaggattctattggcatggttaagtttagggcatggctctgataccatgttagaaatcacgactctccacaatggtatgatattgtccactttgagcataagctctcatggctttgctttaggcttccccaaaaggcctcataccaatggagatagtattcctcacttataaacccatgatcttccactaaattaaccaatgtgggacactcccaatcccaataatcctcaacaaaagcAACCCAGGATTAGTTATGTACAAAATGTTAGCATACATAGCCATGGAGTGTCGATTCAGGATATACTCGAGTTCTTAAGTACCAGCGTAAATGTTTGTATGTCGTTCGCAAGCAAGATTATAATAAACTCGAGCCAAACTTGAACAAGAGAAAGTGAAACTACTTCCTGAGCAGGGTTAGAGTAGCACCTCATACAAATGAGCCAATCGAAGTAGAACGTTTCGATCGTGAAGTTCCTGTTTAAGATTAGACGAACGAGACAAGAAAAAGTTACAAATGAAGATGGGTGTTGAAGAAGCATGGGATCAGACCAACAAAAAGATCATCATTACCTGTAAAGTTATAACAGCAACATTTTTGGGTAAACTGTATGAGGAATCAATTCCAGAGAAAGTAAGTTTATGAGAATTTGCCCAATTATCTCCATCCTGCAGGTTAATTATCTAGTAAGGTTAACATAgtcatttaataatttataacgtTTCCTTTTCACTTCCTCTAATATTCACCTGTTCAGCAAAGGCTAGGAGAAGTGGAGAAAAGATCTCCTGACCAAAAGAACGTCGCCATTTGGCACCTTCTCCTAAAGGGTCAATTCTGTAATATAACCTTCCTTGAATCTGCATAGCTTAATGTAAAACGTGAGTACTAAGAATGGTACAGGATAGGGAAGGGGAGAGGAAGAACAAATGcaaaatgaataaaagaagaagatatgaGACAGAGATTGTGGGGGTGATGTgagaaaaagaacaattatATTAGTAAGTTTTGATTTAGCTAATCGAGAATGTCTTGGGTagtttttattgtttgtttttgctcgttacatatcgccgtcaacctcatggttttaaaacgcgtttgttaggaagaggtttccatactcttataactgatgtgggacctcacaatccacccccttggggtccagcgtcttcgttgctggcacatcgcccggtgtcttgctctgataccatttgtaacagtccaaattaggggtgtacattgtccgggttggattgggttgagggattcttttgacccaacccaaaagttcgggttggttggattggtaacccaacccaacccaacgagcgaaaattgtaacatattgGCGTCAAACTCAAGCTAGTGTTTTTAGATTGGCTTAAGTACCACTCTGGCAAACTCATTTATACGGAAGAAttcttaatataatttatatatttttaattggcTCGAGTTAACCCAAAGGTTTTGCCTACGAACCTGAAACCCAACCGATTCAGTTTGGGTTccgaaaaatgaacccaaccctacccgaatTGTTAATCCAATCCTACCCGAAATgataatccaacccaacccttatagttcgggttgggttggtccaggttgtcgggttgaatgtacacccctagtccaagtccaccgctaacagatattgtccgcttttgcctgttacgtatcgccgtcagtttcacgattttaaaacgcgtttgctaggaagaggtttccacactcttacaaggaatgcttcattctcctctccaaccatgTGGGacctccaatccaccctcttagggcccaacgtcctcgctggctctaatactatttataaccgtccaagctcactgctagcaaatattgtccgcttttatccgttacatatcaccgttagcctcacgattttaaaacgcctcTTCTAGgaagaaggtttccacactcttataaggaatacttcgttctcctctccaaccgacgtgggactcACAACAGACCTCAACCTCAACTTCAATTCATAATAtaagataaagaagaagaataaaagcTGTAGGTGCCATATATTTCGTAGAGTTCGGCGCAGGCACTTACGATTAGTCCTCTGCATTCATTATTAATACAAACTGTTTCATTTAAAGCCTCTTCAACACCTCTGGAATCATCTAGTAATAGCCTCCtgtttagtaaaaaaaagaacataaatgaGGTCCAGCAACACATTATGCATAAAGAAAAAGTTTCCCAGTGTCAATTAGCTATCTAGCGAGTTGTGATTATATCAACCAACTATCAAACCGCACAGGCAAACCTTCAGCAGCTCTTAGCACCTGTAAATAGGAGCAAAAAGGAACTATACTTTTTCTAAAAGAATATAACTATGCACCTGTGAAGCATCAACTCTAACTGCCCATCAACTAGGCTGGAGCCCCCTACAGCACGATCCACCAAAACTGAAAATTCTTTCTTATCATCTTGTGTATAGATCCCAAGATTTATCTGAAAGGACAATTCCATTTAATGAAACAACTATAGAGCACAAGATCAGAAACCATATTTGTCAAGGTTATTATGTCTTAACTAGTCGAGTTAGGCTTAGGTTGATTACACTTTCATCGACACATGTTCATTAGTTAGGTTGattatgttgaggattattgggagggagtcccacattggttaatttagagaatgatcatgggtttataagtaaggaatacatctctattgatatgaggccttttggggaagcccaaagcaaagccatgaaagcttatgttcaaagtggacaatatcatatcattgtggtgatccatgattcctaacagatTACTCCTTCTAGGGTGGTAACATTGACAAAGGAGCCACACGACCCAACTTTTAAACGCTCATCTTACGTGGAAGATGAAGTGTTAATGGTCTCAAGAAATCCTCTAATAAAGAGTGAAAGACGTTTCAGAGGAAAAACTCGTTGTTATTCTAGTAATTAGAGACATATTTAAAGAACCTGATGTACATCGGAGTCCTAAAGGATAGTTGTTATAGAAGAAAATGCTCCAAAAAGGTCACAGAGACACAAAATCACTTACTGGATAATAATTTCCTGCAACGGGTTGGTTCACTTCCAGGTTCCAGTCTGCTCTATAGTCACGaatctacaaaattaaataatcagATAATATCCAGTCAAGGAATCAGAGGAGATTATCACTCTCCAGATGATGATCAAGTAATTACAATGCGGAAGAAAGTTCTTAGATTGAGATAAGTCAAGTCTAAAGTGaaataaagtgaaaaagaaataagctGAAGTCATACCCTTTTGATGAAATCTCTGCCATTGGAATCTgtataaaatgttttgttggTTTTCATAGAAGTTGTAATTTGAGTTGCTACTTCTTTGCCAACTCCATCATCAATAGGTATCGGCCCAACCTAAAAGCCACATAGAGTCAGCAACAGTGGCAGAATAGATGCAGAAATTTACTAAGAGGGAAGTTTGTTTGTTGGGGAGTTGAGAGGTTTCagaaataagataaataatgAAGACAAAAAATCACAAGATTCAGAGCAGaaaatggttttattttttttagttaaaaaaatgttcaagcccaccgctagcagaaaTTGTTCTCCTTGAGCTTTCCATTATGGTCTTCCcctaaaggtttttaaaacgtgttttcactcccttataagtaatggtTCGTTCCctccccctctccaaccaataggggatctcacaatccaccccttggggcccagcgtccttgctggcacacatAGCAGtgcctgactctgataccatttgtaacagcctaagcccactgttagtagatattgtcctctttgggctttcccttccaggcttcccctcaaggttttaaaacgcgtttccacatctttataagaagtgttttgttcccctctccaaccaatgtgggatctcacaatccacccctcccAGCCGGGGGGCGGATCGAATCAGAATTTCCTCAGGTAGCCACCGACCTACAGTTATCCTTAAACTTCCGTGCTTGGTAGAGAAGAAGCGAACAAAGGTACGCTCGCTTCCTGTCTTGTTCTCTGCTGCGAACTGGGATCGCTCGCCAGCTAGGTCAGATTGGAGCAACCTTTTATGAGAACATATGACCCTTATTCGGGGACAAGGGGCAGAAGGACCTCTCGATCTACTTACAGTTGCCCAAGAAGAAAAACGTCGTCTAGGCGTTCCCTCTTGCTCCGATCTCCCCTACGCCTAGGACGTTGTCTGGGGCGTTAAGACCGGAGCTTTTTGTAGTGCTAGCAGTAATGCAAGTGAATGAATCTTCGGGACCCAACatcttcactggcacaccgtttgGTGCttgcctctgataccatttgtaacagcccaagcccactgctagcagatattgtcctcgtgGGGCTTTCTCTTCCGAGCTTCCCcccaaggttttaaaacatgtttattagggagaggtttccacactcttctaaggaatgtttcgttccccactccaaccaatatgggatctcacgtgAACTAAAACTAACATTGACATTCAATCACCAACATATTGTACtttattaacaaataaaaatatattattttgcttaattattaataatatatttataattatattattatgataatatttatttcctaCATCATGAATACTTCTATAAAGTTCATACACTTACTATTGTACTCAAATATTTGattagataattattttacaataatactaataaagattaaattttctacggatattaataaatatttcaaataatattaaattgtaattatAAGCTAAATTATTTGCTAAGAGACTTTGCAGCATATGTTCAGTCAATGCCCCTCCTTTCAACCTGTAGTGTCGGAACACCATATGTAGAACAAATCAGGCATTCTGTTATACACTCTTAAGTCTCATCTTATACATTTGCTACTTGGCTTGCTTGCTCAAAATAAGAGTATAAGAGATTATGCAGTAAACTTACAGTAAATTCTACTTCAACGtgctctttttccttttgaagtcTGGTTACCTACAAATGTTAAAATGGCAAGAACCGAAAATATTAATCGCTGTAGTAAAACGTAAGACGACTTACGTTCCAGAGATTCAATTTTACGACAACGAGATAGCGACCCAAGAGATTTTTTTCTCAGTTGACTAATTCTTAATACAGTTGACCAAAAAAATGATCCAAAATTTCCAAATGCTTTAGCTTTCACGTTCAGATCTCATTatctaatttagggaatgataatgggtttataaacaaagaatactctctccattggtatgaggccttttggggaagcccaaagcaaggCCATGAGGAGCTTATGcacaaagtagacaatatcataccattgtggagagtcgtgattcctaaccttctagatatatattttctaattttactCTCTTTGAGATTTGTTGAACAATTGGAGATCTTTTTTAGTAACTCGGGTTCCTTTTTTCCATCATTCCTTTTCATGACATGAAGGTTCTTATTCAATGAAATTAAGAGCCAAAAGGATTTGGAAGAAtacgagaaaagaaaatacgagATCTAACCATGACAGGAACCAAAAGGGATGTATGATCCATGgtgtttacaaaagaccttcccCAATGAGTATAACTATAGGGAGCAGAAATATTAGACAGTTTACATCAAGATATAACTTGGTATACAATATTGTCGAAAAGTTTTGTGTAGGTTTGTGTCTTTTCTGCAAATATTCTCTGATTTCTTTCTACAAATGAAGGTATTAGTAATAGTAATATAAGACCGTcctatataaaagaaataccataaaagaagaacaaaaaacactaaaacaagataatttaattattatcatgaacatgaacaagaTTATTACCTG
This window encodes:
- the LOC111808534 gene encoding protein PXR1 → MACTIDFRRLDEGFGGKTYKRKREEAESSLNIISSENADASMDVDESLPPLKRSAIPSSENPDKPTFGNPTYDGVIAGKVSGRKWKQPRKHRTSAMLVSRKGTTFEERERQKMIKAAYRERKEELKEQIRSNKVEKRKKKEEREKKKKENILRSGTKLQKITNPKTLKKIAKSKQKKLLKVVPEDYIKK